From Actinoplanes oblitus, a single genomic window includes:
- a CDS encoding beta-1,3-glucanase family protein, producing the protein MRRKRTLLLTSLATVAALGTAWFALPASASAATASLRTVSDWGTGWQDEVVVSNAGTSAMTSWKVEFDLPAGATVGSFWDARMAADGSHRTFTNSSWNGAVPVGGKVTFGFVGAGGQPVNCTLNGRPCGGGETTVPAPTVTSLAPAVTATPTRTAAPAPTAAPTTTAEPAKPAATTVAPKEKLLPVTVTNKTGRGDAVHLYVLGVNLDTGKLGYVDKAGTFTAWTGGAAVPVSAPDVSIPGPATGASTTIRVPRNISGRLYFSFGRKLDFRLTTNGVVQPAPWAGGDPNHDILFDWSEFTVNASGLWLNSSQVDMFAVPHIVSVTGGSGVTSATGEVRANGRQRVIDAVKASPAFAKSVVTRADGTVLRVLAPGKAADAGLMSATYLDSYIASAWAAYARKDLIVTPFTDRPDVRYVGRTNGDVMSFTDGGGRTVASFTKPSTANVWGCDGALGAPNDQVVGPIARTLCAALQRTTLGRLDVQPSGTAADFYQGDPANLYAKVIHRNMVDGKAYAFAFDDVLNQESLVHDGDPRTAAITFTPF; encoded by the coding sequence ATGCGCCGGAAAAGAACGTTGTTGCTCACCTCGCTGGCGACCGTTGCGGCACTCGGCACCGCCTGGTTCGCGCTGCCCGCTTCGGCCTCCGCGGCCACGGCATCCCTGCGTACGGTCTCCGACTGGGGCACCGGCTGGCAGGACGAGGTGGTCGTGAGCAACGCCGGAACGTCCGCCATGACGTCATGGAAAGTCGAATTCGACCTCCCCGCCGGAGCCACCGTCGGCAGTTTCTGGGATGCCCGGATGGCCGCCGACGGCAGTCACCGCACATTCACGAACAGTAGCTGGAACGGCGCCGTTCCGGTCGGCGGAAAGGTGACGTTCGGCTTTGTCGGCGCCGGTGGGCAGCCGGTCAACTGCACCCTCAACGGCCGGCCCTGCGGCGGTGGCGAGACGACCGTCCCGGCGCCGACCGTCACCAGCCTCGCCCCGGCGGTGACCGCGACGCCCACCAGGACCGCCGCGCCGGCCCCGACCGCGGCACCGACCACGACCGCGGAGCCGGCGAAGCCGGCCGCCACGACGGTTGCGCCCAAGGAGAAGCTGCTCCCGGTCACCGTCACCAACAAGACCGGCCGCGGTGACGCCGTGCACCTCTACGTCCTCGGCGTCAACCTGGACACCGGCAAGCTGGGCTACGTCGACAAGGCGGGCACGTTCACCGCCTGGACCGGTGGCGCCGCGGTGCCGGTGAGCGCGCCGGACGTCTCGATCCCCGGCCCGGCCACCGGTGCCAGCACCACGATCCGGGTCCCCCGGAACATCTCCGGCCGGCTCTACTTCTCCTTCGGCCGGAAGCTCGACTTCCGGCTCACCACGAACGGCGTGGTGCAGCCCGCGCCGTGGGCCGGCGGCGACCCGAACCACGACATCCTCTTCGACTGGAGCGAGTTCACCGTCAACGCGTCAGGGCTGTGGCTGAACAGCTCGCAGGTCGACATGTTCGCGGTGCCGCACATCGTCAGCGTCACCGGCGGCAGCGGCGTGACCAGCGCGACCGGCGAGGTGCGCGCCAACGGCCGGCAGCGGGTGATCGACGCGGTCAAGGCGAGCCCGGCGTTCGCCAAGAGCGTGGTCACCCGGGCCGACGGGACGGTGCTGCGGGTGCTGGCCCCCGGCAAGGCGGCCGACGCCGGGCTGATGAGCGCCACCTACCTCGACTCCTACATCGCGAGCGCCTGGGCGGCGTACGCGAGGAAGGACCTGATCGTCACGCCGTTCACCGACCGCCCGGACGTGCGGTACGTGGGCCGCACGAACGGTGACGTGATGAGCTTCACCGATGGCGGTGGCCGGACGGTCGCCTCGTTCACCAAGCCGTCGACCGCCAACGTGTGGGGCTGCGACGGTGCCCTCGGCGCGCCCAACGACCAGGTGGTCGGGCCGATCGCGCGGACCCTCTGCGCCGCCCTGCAGCGCACCACGCTGGGCCGGCTCGACGTCCAGCCGAGCGGCACGGCGGCCGACTTCTACCAGGGTGACCCGGCCAACCTGTACGCCAAGGTGATCCACCGGAACATGGTCGACGGCAAGGCGTACGCGTTCGCCTTCGACGACGTGCTGAACCAGGAGTCGCTGGTGCACGACGGCGACCCGCGCACCGCCGCGATCACCTTCACCCCGTTCTGA
- a CDS encoding SIS domain-containing protein, with translation MTNALDTMIAAQPAALEALADPEPTARPAALLDAATRIWLVGTGTSQHAAELGADALLDAGRDARWVPAAGFTDRLLRPGDAVVVISHTGQTAYALRARRIALGAGAPLLTIAGPDAGAGEKSEPAPMSGQRAETVRTPVAETSETYTVSYTAALAVLAQLAHHLGAPGCGPEAIRAAAGRVRAVLDSPEPAEVPIPGRAMAITGPGAWSVTAREGALKIREGARILCEGFDPERLLHGAAVPYTSADALLVLQPAADPDGLTAAVADAARQAGLHVSTLAEPPSALPGLLAQIPMTVRLQLLALRFARMRGQNADLAITGPWAEPSLWRLGAP, from the coding sequence ATGACCAACGCACTCGACACGATGATCGCCGCACAGCCCGCCGCCCTGGAGGCGCTCGCCGATCCGGAGCCGACGGCGAGACCGGCGGCGCTCCTCGACGCGGCCACCCGGATCTGGCTGGTCGGCACCGGCACCAGCCAGCACGCCGCCGAGCTCGGCGCGGACGCGCTGCTCGACGCCGGGCGGGATGCCCGCTGGGTTCCGGCGGCCGGCTTCACCGACCGGCTGCTGCGCCCGGGCGACGCGGTAGTGGTGATCAGCCACACCGGACAGACCGCCTACGCGCTGCGGGCCCGCCGGATCGCCCTCGGCGCCGGCGCGCCGCTGCTCACCATCGCCGGGCCGGACGCCGGAGCGGGCGAGAAGTCCGAGCCGGCCCCGATGAGCGGGCAGCGGGCCGAGACGGTTCGCACCCCGGTGGCCGAGACCTCGGAGACCTACACGGTGAGTTACACCGCGGCGCTGGCGGTCCTCGCGCAGCTCGCGCACCACCTCGGCGCGCCCGGGTGCGGGCCGGAGGCGATCCGGGCGGCCGCCGGGCGGGTGCGGGCGGTGCTGGACTCCCCCGAGCCGGCCGAGGTCCCGATTCCCGGGCGGGCGATGGCGATCACCGGCCCGGGCGCCTGGTCGGTGACCGCCCGGGAGGGCGCGCTGAAGATCCGGGAGGGCGCCCGGATCCTGTGCGAGGGCTTCGACCCGGAGCGGCTGCTGCACGGCGCCGCGGTGCCCTACACCTCCGCCGACGCACTGCTGGTGCTGCAACCGGCGGCGGATCCGGACGGGCTGACCGCCGCGGTGGCCGACGCCGCCCGGCAGGCGGGCCTGCATGTCTCGACGCTCGCCGAGCCACCGTCCGCACTGCCCGGCCTGCTGGCGCAGATCCCGATGACGGTGCGGCTCCAGCTCCTCGCCCTGCGCTTCGCCCGGATGCGCGGTCAGAACGCCGACCTGGCGATCACCGGCCCCTGGGCGGAACCGTCCCTGTGGCGCCTGGGCGCACCCTGA
- the arfA gene encoding arabinosylfuranosidase ArfA, whose protein sequence is MLRARVALHPAAVVAPVNRRTFGSFVEHMGRCVYTGIYEPGHPSADEDGFRTDVLALARELGVSMVRYPGGNFVSGYRWEDGIGPREQRPRRRDLAWRSIETNEVGIDEFAKWAEKADVEIMYAVNLGTRGVQEALDVHEYVNHPEGTALSERRRANGAEKPYGVKIWCLGNELDGPWQTGHKTAEEYGLLAASTARALKSAEPDLELVACGSSSSSMPTFGAWESTVLEHAYDVVEYVSCHAYYEEQDGDLGSFLASAVDMDHFVNSIVATADAVGARLKSTKKINLSFDEWNVWYLSRFQNAPLPQEWEVAPRVIEDQYNVADAVVVGNLLISLLRHSDRVTAACQAQLVNVIAPIMTEPGGPAWRQTIFHPFARTAALAKGDVLETRIDGPTYQTAKYGEAALVDAVATHDAATGDVTVFVVNRDVADPVEFTVDLSAFGEPLVVADSWTLTDDDVRAANTKDAPDRVTLRPTADIPTGAVTTGGATVTLVLPRVSWTALRLTCP, encoded by the coding sequence ATGCTTCGTGCGCGAGTCGCATTGCATCCGGCTGCCGTCGTGGCCCCCGTCAACCGCCGCACCTTCGGGTCGTTCGTCGAGCACATGGGCCGCTGCGTCTACACCGGCATCTACGAGCCGGGCCACCCGAGCGCCGACGAGGACGGCTTCCGTACCGACGTGCTGGCGCTGGCCCGCGAGCTGGGCGTGAGCATGGTGCGCTATCCGGGCGGCAACTTCGTCTCCGGATACCGCTGGGAGGACGGGATCGGGCCGCGTGAGCAGCGCCCCCGCCGCCGCGACCTGGCCTGGCGCAGCATCGAGACGAACGAGGTGGGCATCGACGAGTTCGCCAAGTGGGCCGAGAAGGCCGACGTGGAGATCATGTACGCGGTCAACCTCGGCACCCGCGGCGTCCAGGAGGCGCTCGACGTGCACGAGTACGTCAACCACCCGGAGGGCACCGCGCTCTCCGAGCGGCGCCGGGCGAACGGGGCGGAGAAGCCGTACGGCGTCAAGATCTGGTGCCTCGGCAACGAGCTGGACGGCCCCTGGCAGACCGGGCACAAGACCGCCGAGGAGTACGGCCTGCTCGCCGCGTCGACGGCCCGCGCGCTCAAGTCCGCCGAGCCGGATCTGGAGCTGGTCGCCTGCGGCAGCTCCAGCTCGTCGATGCCGACCTTCGGCGCCTGGGAGTCGACGGTGCTGGAGCACGCGTACGACGTGGTCGAGTACGTCTCCTGCCACGCGTACTACGAGGAGCAGGACGGCGACCTGGGTTCGTTCCTGGCCAGCGCTGTCGACATGGACCACTTCGTGAACAGCATCGTCGCCACCGCCGACGCCGTCGGGGCGCGGCTGAAGAGCACCAAGAAGATCAACCTCTCGTTCGACGAGTGGAACGTCTGGTACCTCTCCCGGTTCCAGAACGCCCCGCTGCCCCAGGAATGGGAGGTCGCCCCGCGGGTCATCGAGGACCAGTACAACGTGGCCGACGCGGTGGTGGTCGGCAACCTGCTGATCTCGCTGCTCCGGCACAGCGACCGGGTCACCGCCGCCTGCCAGGCCCAACTGGTCAACGTGATCGCCCCGATCATGACCGAGCCCGGCGGCCCGGCCTGGCGGCAGACCATCTTCCACCCGTTCGCGCGGACCGCGGCGCTCGCCAAGGGCGACGTGCTGGAGACCCGGATCGACGGCCCGACCTACCAGACCGCCAAGTACGGCGAGGCCGCCCTGGTGGACGCGGTCGCCACCCACGACGCCGCGACCGGTGACGTCACCGTCTTCGTGGTCAACCGGGACGTCGCCGATCCGGTCGAGTTCACTGTGGACCTGTCCGCCTTCGGCGAGCCGCTGGTCGTCGCCGACTCCTGGACCCTCACCGACGACGACGTCCGGGCCGCCAACACCAAGGACGCCCCGGACCGCGTCACCCTCCGCCCCACCGCCGACATCCCGACCGGCGCCGTCACGACCGGCGGAGCCACCGTCACCCTGGTCCTGCCCCGGGTCTCCTGGACCGCCCTGCGCCTGACCTGCCCCTGA
- a CDS encoding carbohydrate ABC transporter permease: MNPTKERAGIVPHLVMGVMAIYFLLPFWWLLVAATKDNDGLFLSAPLWFSDFHLVDNLRTVFSQENGIYLVWLRNSALYAVVSGVGATAVSALAGYAFAKLRFPGRTKLFALLLGLIMVPATALVLPTYLLMSKAGLVDSIWAVILPSLLNPFGVYLLRVYTHESVPDEMLEAARIDGAGELRVFTSVALPAMRPALVTVLLFSMVASWNNFFLPLVMLSDDHLFPLTVGLRTWYMSATLGNGGEALFNVIVTGALVAIVPLIAAFLLLQRYWRGGLTIGAVK, from the coding sequence GTGAACCCGACGAAAGAGCGCGCCGGCATCGTCCCGCACCTGGTGATGGGCGTGATGGCGATCTACTTCCTGCTGCCGTTCTGGTGGCTGCTGGTCGCCGCGACCAAGGACAACGACGGGCTGTTCCTCTCCGCCCCGCTGTGGTTCTCCGACTTCCACCTGGTCGACAACCTGCGGACGGTGTTCTCCCAGGAGAACGGGATCTACCTGGTCTGGCTGCGCAACTCCGCCCTGTACGCGGTGGTCAGCGGGGTCGGCGCGACGGCCGTCTCGGCGCTCGCCGGGTACGCCTTCGCGAAACTGCGCTTCCCCGGGCGTACGAAACTGTTCGCCCTCCTGCTGGGTCTGATCATGGTCCCGGCCACCGCGCTGGTGCTGCCCACCTACCTGCTCATGTCGAAGGCCGGTCTGGTCGACTCGATCTGGGCGGTGATCCTGCCGTCGCTGCTCAACCCGTTCGGGGTCTACCTGCTGCGCGTCTACACGCACGAGTCGGTGCCGGACGAGATGCTCGAGGCGGCCCGCATCGACGGCGCCGGCGAGCTGCGGGTGTTCACCAGCGTGGCGCTGCCGGCGATGCGGCCGGCCCTGGTCACCGTGCTGCTGTTCTCGATGGTCGCGTCGTGGAACAACTTCTTCCTGCCGCTGGTGATGCTCAGCGACGACCATCTCTTCCCGCTGACGGTCGGGCTGCGTACCTGGTACATGTCGGCCACCCTCGGCAACGGCGGCGAGGCGCTGTTCAACGTGATCGTGACGGGCGCCCTGGTGGCCATCGTGCCGCTGATCGCCGCCTTCCTGCTCCTGCAGCGGTACTGGCGCGGTGGCCTGACCATCGGCGCCGTCAAATAA
- a CDS encoding carbohydrate ABC transporter permease: MTEVQTKPAAAPAAAGPPARRSPVKNAREAATGWLFVLPFVVLLVAFLLLPMAYAFKLSLYRSTLIEGEHFALFENYTQAFKDPLVREGVLRVIVFGLIQTPVMIGLALLAALLIDHATSRFARVFRLAAFVPYAVPVVIGTLMWGFLYSKDTGPLGSVLHIDFLSSSWVLASLGNVVTWQWAGYNMIVLYAALQGLPREVYESARIDGAGPAQIAWRIKTPMISSAIVLATLFTILGTLQFFTEPLILQPLNPGSITQHYTPNVYAFNQAFSFQQYNYSAAISFLLGAVVFVGSYLFLFATRKRSAL, translated from the coding sequence ATGACCGAGGTGCAGACCAAACCCGCGGCCGCTCCGGCGGCCGCGGGCCCCCCGGCCCGCCGGTCGCCGGTCAAGAACGCCAGGGAGGCCGCGACCGGCTGGCTCTTCGTCCTCCCGTTCGTGGTGCTGCTGGTGGCGTTCCTGCTGCTGCCGATGGCGTACGCGTTCAAGCTCAGCCTCTACCGCTCCACCCTGATCGAGGGGGAGCACTTCGCCCTCTTCGAGAACTACACCCAGGCGTTCAAGGACCCGCTGGTCCGCGAGGGCGTGCTCCGGGTGATCGTGTTCGGGCTGATCCAGACGCCGGTGATGATCGGCCTCGCGCTGCTCGCGGCGCTGCTGATCGACCATGCCACCTCCCGGTTCGCCCGGGTCTTCCGGCTCGCCGCGTTCGTCCCGTACGCCGTCCCGGTGGTGATCGGCACCCTGATGTGGGGCTTCCTCTACAGCAAGGACACCGGCCCGCTCGGCTCCGTGCTGCACATCGACTTCCTGTCCAGCTCCTGGGTGCTCGCCTCGCTCGGCAACGTGGTGACCTGGCAGTGGGCCGGCTACAACATGATCGTGCTGTACGCGGCGCTGCAGGGACTGCCGCGGGAGGTCTACGAGTCGGCGCGCATCGACGGCGCCGGCCCGGCCCAGATCGCCTGGCGGATCAAGACGCCGATGATCTCCTCGGCGATCGTCCTGGCCACCCTCTTCACCATCCTGGGCACCCTGCAGTTCTTCACCGAGCCGCTGATCCTGCAGCCGCTCAACCCGGGCTCGATCACCCAGCACTACACGCCCAACGTGTACGCCTTCAACCAGGCGTTCTCGTTCCAGCAGTACAACTACTCGGCCGCGATCTCGTTCCTGCTCGGCGCGGTGGTCTTCGTCGGGTCGTACCTCTTCCTCTTCGCGACCAGGAAACGGAGCGCGCTGTGA
- a CDS encoding ABC transporter substrate-binding protein: MTALTLAACGSGSDASGDGGKTGGPVTVKVWAWYPSFQKVVDLYNSTHTDIKIEWTNAGAGQDEYTKLQTALKAGKGAPDVVMLEFQELPTYQLTKHLVDMGKYGANDLKSSYVDWAWKQVSQGDKVYAIPVDAGPMAMLYREDLFAKYGLTIPKTWDEYKAQAEKLKTASAGKAFITDFGGNDGGFMTGLTWQAGSKPYAYDTANPSNIGIAVNDAPAKQVMSYWEGMVTGGLADTKAYGTTDFYNGLGSGKYVTYLAAGWGPGYLASVAKTTAGKWRAAPLPQWTAGADAQGDWGGSSFAVTDQAKNPQAATKVAMEIYGAKNTGAWKIGIDEAYLFPTATPVLESDAFLKKKYDFFGGQTVNDVFVPAYKAIAPFSWSPFNSYNFNQLTTGINGAIEKKTSWTAALDTAQANVTQYATQQGFKVQ; this comes from the coding sequence GTGACAGCACTGACTCTCGCCGCCTGTGGCAGCGGCTCGGACGCCTCCGGCGACGGCGGCAAGACCGGCGGCCCGGTCACGGTGAAGGTCTGGGCGTGGTACCCGTCCTTCCAGAAGGTCGTCGACCTCTACAACTCCACGCACACCGACATCAAGATCGAGTGGACCAACGCCGGCGCGGGCCAGGACGAGTACACCAAGCTGCAGACCGCGCTCAAGGCCGGCAAGGGCGCGCCCGACGTGGTCATGCTGGAGTTCCAGGAACTGCCCACGTACCAGCTCACCAAGCACCTGGTCGACATGGGCAAGTACGGCGCCAACGACCTCAAGTCGAGTTACGTCGACTGGGCCTGGAAGCAGGTCAGCCAGGGCGACAAGGTCTACGCCATCCCGGTCGACGCCGGCCCGATGGCGATGCTCTACCGCGAGGATCTGTTCGCCAAGTACGGTCTGACCATCCCGAAGACCTGGGACGAGTACAAGGCGCAGGCCGAGAAGCTGAAGACCGCCTCGGCCGGCAAGGCGTTCATCACCGACTTCGGTGGCAACGACGGCGGCTTCATGACCGGCCTCACCTGGCAGGCGGGGAGCAAGCCGTACGCGTATGACACGGCGAACCCGTCGAACATCGGCATCGCGGTGAACGACGCGCCGGCCAAGCAGGTCATGTCGTACTGGGAGGGCATGGTCACCGGCGGCCTCGCCGACACCAAGGCGTACGGCACCACCGACTTCTACAACGGGCTCGGCTCCGGCAAGTACGTCACCTACCTGGCCGCCGGCTGGGGCCCGGGCTACCTGGCCAGCGTGGCCAAGACGACCGCCGGCAAGTGGCGCGCGGCCCCGCTGCCGCAGTGGACCGCCGGCGCCGACGCGCAGGGTGACTGGGGCGGCTCGTCGTTCGCGGTAACCGACCAGGCGAAGAACCCGCAGGCCGCCACCAAGGTCGCCATGGAGATCTACGGCGCGAAGAACACCGGCGCCTGGAAGATCGGCATCGACGAGGCGTACCTGTTCCCGACCGCCACCCCGGTGCTCGAGTCGGACGCGTTCCTGAAGAAGAAGTACGACTTCTTCGGCGGCCAGACCGTCAACGACGTCTTCGTCCCGGCCTACAAGGCGATCGCCCCGTTCAGCTGGAGCCCGTTCAACAGCTACAACTTCAACCAGCTGACCACCGGGATCAACGGCGCCATCGAGAAGAAGACCTCGTGGACCGCGGCGCTGGACACCGCGCAGGCCAACGTCACCCAGTACGCCACCCAGCAGGGCTTCAAGGTTCAGTAA
- a CDS encoding LacI family DNA-binding transcriptional regulator: MRREVTLRDVAELAGVSSRTVSNVVNGYANVTERTKARVQRAVDELGYRPNVLARNLAQGRSGQIALVVPYLDTPYFSELLQSVIRTARARGYNVLIDQTDGDPEHERAFIAHGSRRLLFDGVIFSPLGLDQHALADHDPNLPLVVLGERTSDGTFDHVGIDDVAASRQATEHLLDLGRRRLAAIGDQPYATGEAAQLRTRGFREAHAAHGLTAREDLIISTPRFNRKDGAQAMARLLDLPEPPDAVFCYSDLVALGAIHTLISRGLRVPEDVAVIGYDDIEDGAYANPSVTTISPDKEMIATSAVERLLLRIASPTPPPAVELRAPHRLIIRQSTAGR; the protein is encoded by the coding sequence TTGCGTCGAGAAGTCACGCTACGTGACGTGGCGGAGCTGGCCGGGGTTTCCAGCCGAACCGTCTCCAACGTGGTGAACGGGTACGCGAACGTCACCGAGCGGACCAAGGCCCGGGTGCAGCGTGCCGTCGACGAGCTCGGTTACCGGCCGAACGTGCTGGCGCGCAACCTGGCACAGGGCCGCTCCGGGCAGATCGCGCTGGTGGTGCCCTATCTGGACACACCCTACTTCTCGGAACTGCTGCAGAGCGTGATCCGGACGGCCCGGGCCCGCGGCTACAACGTTCTGATCGACCAGACCGACGGCGACCCGGAGCACGAGCGCGCGTTCATCGCGCACGGCTCCCGGCGGCTGCTCTTCGACGGGGTCATCTTCAGCCCGCTCGGGCTCGACCAGCACGCCCTCGCCGACCACGACCCGAACCTGCCGCTGGTCGTGCTCGGTGAGCGCACCAGCGACGGCACCTTCGACCACGTCGGCATCGACGACGTGGCCGCCTCCCGCCAGGCCACCGAGCACCTGCTCGACCTGGGCCGGCGGCGGCTCGCGGCGATCGGCGACCAGCCGTACGCCACCGGCGAGGCGGCACAGCTGCGCACCCGCGGCTTCCGCGAGGCGCACGCGGCGCACGGCCTGACCGCCCGGGAAGACCTGATCATCAGCACTCCCCGGTTCAACCGGAAGGACGGCGCCCAGGCGATGGCCCGCCTGCTGGATCTCCCGGAGCCGCCGGACGCCGTCTTCTGCTACTCCGACCTGGTCGCGCTCGGCGCCATCCACACCCTGATCAGCCGGGGCCTGCGAGTCCCCGAGGACGTCGCCGTGATCGGTTACGACGACATCGAGGACGGCGCGTACGCGAACCCGTCGGTCACCACGATCTCCCCGGACAAGGAGATGATCGCGACGTCGGCGGTCGAGCGGCTGCTCCTGCGGATCGCCAGCCCGACTCCCCCACCGGCCGTCGAGCTGCGCGCCCCGCACCGACTGATCATCCGGCAGAGCACCGCCGGCCGCTGA